The following is a genomic window from Synergistaceae bacterium.
GCCGTGTCTATGCCTGCACGGTTGCACTGCCTCGCCGCCTTCACTGCCCTGCTCTGATCCGACCACACGCCGTCAGCAAGAACTATCGCGAACCTCCGGCCTTCTTCGTCCTCAAGAACGTCCATTATTTCCCCGAAAGGATGTGCCGAGTTTCCGTAGCCGGTCTGCCCGCACTTTATGGACTTTATGGCTCTGAGGCACTGCCTCTTGTCGTCCGTCAGCCTGCAGACTATTTTTGTACGGTCAGAGACGGCCATAATTCCGACGCGCGTATACTCTAAGTCCAGCTTGTCAACGAAATCGCACATCGCGTCCTGAGCGTCTTGCAGGGGCTCGCCGGACATGCTTCCCGACACATCCACCGCCATAACGAGATTCAGTGTCTCGGGCTCGGGGTCTTCCGTGCGTTCGACGGGACTCGAGAACTTCGACATGTCTTCAGGGACGGGCTCGCGGCGTATTGGAAGGTTCACGGAGGAGCTGTCCTGACGCGCTTCAACGTGAATTATCCCGTTGTTGTCGTAGGTGTACTGCACGCGGATTGTGGTCTTGCCCCTCGTCGAAGGGTTGTGCTGTATCCCCGTAACTACGTACCTGAACGTTACCTTGTTCTCCAGCGGAGCTTCTTTGTCGCCCTGAAGAACATAGATTTCCATATCGGCGGCCTTCTTCGACGTTGTCCTGAACGAGAAGGCTTTTGCTGCCTTTACTGGTCTGGGGTGGTCGGCGGGTATGATTATGTCGTTGATGTATCTTGTGCCGTCGGGGCTGACTGCTATCATTCCCATTGCGTGGGCTGTGGTCTCGCGTACGGAGATTACCTCGAGACCCGAGAGCCTCCTCTCAGGCTTCACTAGGCCAGTGAACTGCGCTCTCTCAGTAACCTTCCTGCCGTCCTTCACGACGAACGACACGCGCGAGTACACGGGATTCTCCTTCACAGCCTGAACCGCCGCACCGAGTGCCACCGCCTCATCCGGGTTCACGTGGGCAATGGGCTTCTTGCCGAAGATTCCCGCGAGATGCTCAGAGACAGCGGGCATCCTCGTAGAGCCTCCGACCAGCAGGACATCAGCAACGTCGTTCACGCTGACCTGCGCCTTATCTAGCACGGACAGGCAGAAATCACCCGTGCGTTTGAGGAGGTCTGCCGTCGCCGAAGCGAACTCTGCGCGTGTTACCTGCACAGTGATATTCCCCAAGACCGGCAGGGATACCACAGCGTTCACGCTCATGAGCTGCGAGAGGCTCTTCTTCACGCCCTCAGAGAGACCGCGTATTGTCCTCATTGCCCGAAAGTCTGACTTTATGTCCTTGTCCGTCTCGGCAGAAACTTTGTCCGCAATGAGCTCCGAAAGCCTCTCGTCCCAATCCCGCCCGCCGAGAAAATGATCTCCGGCAACCGCAATGGCCTGAAGCTCGCCGTCCTTCTGCATGTGCGTCAGGGTAACGTCGAACGTTCCGCCTCCCAAGTCGTAGACGAGAATATTCGCGTTCTCGCGCCAGTGGTTAAGGCCGTAGGAGATTGCGGCGGCGTTGGGTTCATCGATTATCTTGCGGACAATCAACCCTGCCTCCTGCGCGGCGTTGAGGGTTGCTTCCCGCTCCACAGAGTAGAAGTAGGCAGGAACGGTGATGACTGCGTCGGCGATTTCTTGGCCTGTGCCTGCTTCGGCGTACTCCTTGATGTACCTCAGGAGCATTGACGACAGCTCTTCGGCCGTGTAATCCTTGCCGTCTATTGCGCAGTAGGTCTCGTTCTTCCCCATGCTGCGCTTGAACGTCGCCGCACATCCCCCAAGCCCGAGCCTGAACGCTTCCTCTGCTTCGCTCCCGAAAATCGGCCTGCCTTCCTCGAAGAGAATCACCGACGGTGTTATGTGCCTGCCGTCGGGGTTGGGGATGATTTCCGGGCGGCCTGTTGATGGGTTGACGTACGCTGCCGCAGAATACGTTGTGCCTAAGTCTATGCCGATCGATATTGGCATGACCTGTTACCCCTGAACTGTGCCGGATGTGTTGATTCGTCCGATAAGTTTCTTGTCGCTCTCCACCTGCTCCCGCGTCTTGAGGAACTCTGACCTCAAGCTGGCTTCGGCCGTCTCGCCCGTCGTAACATTGGTCGCGTACACAGTGAGACCGTCAGAGCCGCACTTGAAGCGTATCAGTATCGGCGCGCCCTTAGGAGTTCCCGCAGGAAGAGGCAGGATGACAGTGCCGAGATGCTTCACCTTGAGCGTCGGGTCTGTCGCCTGAGGTTCACCCTTTTTGTTGAACGGAGGAGTAACGTAGCGTTCGTCCTTGCTGATGTTCTCGAACACAGGCACTGTGAGTTCCGGCAGGTTGTCTTCAGCAACTTTGTACGTCTCCTCTGCCTCTGCGGGCGACGGGCCTCCGATGAAAAGCAGGTTGTCGATCATCAGCTCCTTGCCGCCGGGAGCACCGGGAGCAGGCACAAGCACAGCAGGGCCGAACGAGCGCGAAAGTATATCCGCAACCTCAATAGTTCCGCCCTCACCGAATGCCTCGATGAGGCCGCGCACCGTATCATCATCGCCGCCGCCACCGTTGGTATCTACTTCCTCCGTGCGTTCCTTGAACTTCTCGATGTACTTCATGCCCGCAGCAATCGCCGCACCTTTCGCCACCGCATAATCAGGATCCTCTACCCTCACGCGCAGGCTTCCGCTGTCCTTCTCCGGGAACATTGCCTTGACGGCATCCTGCACCATCGGCATACGCGTTGAGCCCCCGACGAGAAGCACTGTGTCTATGTCGTCTGCACTGAGGCCGTTTTTCCCCAGAAGCTGGCTGACGAACGTTGTTGTTCTCTCAACAAGAGTCTTGGTGCGCTCGCGGAACTCCTCTGCAGTTATGGTGATTCTCGTTGTTCCGACGTTTATGCTAAGGGTCGGCAGAAGAGAGAGCCTCTTCTTGTTTTCCTCCGACTGTGCCTTTATCAGCGCAGTTGTCCTCGCGTCTATGTCTTTGGTGCTGATGCCGTTCTCGTCGGCATAAAGCTCGCTGATGTAGGTTTCCATCATCTTGTCCCAGTCCACGCCGCCTAACCTGTCGTCGCCCGTAGAGTCCAGAATCACTATCTGTGCGTTGCCCCCGAACTCATCGACGGAGAAGTCCAGAAGCGTAACATCAAACGTGCCTCCGCCCAAGTCGTAGACCATTATTCTCCTGTTCTCGCTGAACTCGTGCGAACAGTAATTCAGTGCCGCCGCTGTAGGTTCGTGAATTATGTCGAGGACTTCGAGCCCCGCTATCTCTCCTGCCTGACGGGTTGCTGTCTTCTCCGCGTTGCCGAAATACGCCGGGCACGTGATTACTGCCTTGCTGACAGGGTAGCCCTGTTCCTCGACCTCCTGCTTCATGCGCTTGAGTATCAGCGACGAGACCGTGATAGGGTCATAGTCCACGCCGTCGAATGAATACCTCACGTCTTCCTTGCCTATCTCGCGCTTCACGAACTGCACAACTCTGTCTGGTTCAGAAGCCGCCATCTTCTTGGCCTCCTTGCCGACTATCTGGAAGTGAGGCTGCTGTCCCGTCTCGTCGGGCTGGAAGTACACCGCAGAAGCTATCTTCCTGTCCTCTTCGCTGTAGAGCTCGAACACTTCCGGCTTGGCGTTGTTGTCCAGCGTCGCGATAACTGAATACGTCGTCCCTAAATCAATACCGAAAACTTTCTCTGCCAATGTTCAACGCTTCCTTTCCTGATTAGTTCACTTTCCTGTAGAGCTTCACGAGCTCCTGTATTATCGGGTGATTCTCCCTGCAGAAACCCGTCTGCACACTCTCCGCAATCTTCCCGTGAAGTTCCTGATCCTCCGTGTCCTCGTAACCCACAACGTGAGTCAGACGGAGCTTGCGTTCACTGCCCTGTTCGCTCTTCTGCGGGTGAACGCCGTAACACTCCAGCACCTGCAGAACGTCAAGCAGTATGTAGCCCACTCTCTTGCGCAGTGTCTCGTCCTCTATCGAGGCGGGAAGGCTCTCGTGGTCAACGTATATCCGCGCTATGTCCCTGAGAATGTCGTCGAACGCACGGCCTCTGTCGATATCGCGGTACTTCTCGAGCTCTGACTCTGCGGCACGTATTCTTCCGGCCTGGAAGTTCTGGCATATCTTGTGAATCTCCCTCAGCTCCGTGAACACGTGCTGCATCATCGTATCTTCCGCCGGTTTCTCCTCCGCGACCTGCGGGACTGGTTCGGCCTGCACGGGGTCAACAGCCGATGTTTCCTGTTCTTCACACATCGATAATTCAGCTCCTTTGCTTGTGCTAGATGCTGCCGATGAATATTCCTTCCTTCCTGTAAACGCACGCCACACCGGAAGGGAGGCTCTCTATGCTCCTGCCCCTGACTCGCGGCAAGTCATGTTCCTGCTCGCTGAGGCTTTCTGCAGGGTTATAGCTTGCCCATCCGCCGGAACTCGAATGCTCGCGCTGTGTCTTTATCTTCCTGTATGTGCCGAAATACTCCGACCACCTGCGGCAGGAGTCCGCGCTCTGGTGGCAGAAAACGCACACAACCCCTGCATCGTGCGTCAAGTCCCGGAACAGTTCGTCGGAGTTGTTCTCGTGAGTGTACTTCGAGCGGGACAACGACAATGACGCGGCAAAATCACTGTGGCTGATAGCGTACGTCCTGCCCCTGATGATGTCGCTGATCTCCGGGAATTTCGCGATGTAGAAATCATCAATGATGAAGTTGAAGTTACAGTGATTTTTGTCTAGAAGAAGAAGGTAGTTGATGAGCAGCTTCACGGCGAGTTCTGCAGTGCCTTTGCCGATGTCTATCATCACAGCTCCGTTGTGGTTCAGCGTGCGCACTATGCTTGAGCGTCCGGCTCTCTTTGCGCCGAATACATGCCTGAAGTCATCGGCCAAGTTCGTCAGGAACGTACGCAATGACACTCTCGCCCCTGAACCTGCGTCGTAATCCTCGAGCCAGTCAGAATACTGTTTCTTCGTCAGCACTCCCGAAGCGTTGAGGCGTATTATCCCGTCCCTGAGCTTACCGAGCGGGAA
Proteins encoded in this region:
- a CDS encoding Hsp70 family protein, with the translated sequence MPISIGIDLGTTYSAAAYVNPSTGRPEIIPNPDGRHITPSVILFEEGRPIFGSEAEEAFRLGLGGCAATFKRSMGKNETYCAIDGKDYTAEELSSMLLRYIKEYAEAGTGQEIADAVITVPAYFYSVEREATLNAAQEAGLIVRKIIDEPNAAAISYGLNHWRENANILVYDLGGGTFDVTLTHMQKDGELQAIAVAGDHFLGGRDWDERLSELIADKVSAETDKDIKSDFRAMRTIRGLSEGVKKSLSQLMSVNAVVSLPVLGNITVQVTRAEFASATADLLKRTGDFCLSVLDKAQVSVNDVADVLLVGGSTRMPAVSEHLAGIFGKKPIAHVNPDEAVALGAAVQAVKENPVYSRVSFVVKDGRKVTERAQFTGLVKPERRLSGLEVISVRETTAHAMGMIAVSPDGTRYINDIIIPADHPRPVKAAKAFSFRTTSKKAADMEIYVLQGDKEAPLENKVTFRYVVTGIQHNPSTRGKTTIRVQYTYDNNGIIHVEARQDSSSVNLPIRREPVPEDMSKFSSPVERTEDPEPETLNLVMAVDVSGSMSGEPLQDAQDAMCDFVDKLDLEYTRVGIMAVSDRTKIVCRLTDDKRQCLRAIKSIKCGQTGYGNSAHPFGEIMDVLEDEEGRRFAIVLADGVWSDQSRAVKAARQCNRAGIDTAGIGFGEADIDFLRDISSDDANAVFVEGSGELGHAFGTIAQSLGESASVKGGISGTEDADTWED
- a CDS encoding Hsp70 family protein; amino-acid sequence: MAEKVFGIDLGTTYSVIATLDNNAKPEVFELYSEEDRKIASAVYFQPDETGQQPHFQIVGKEAKKMAASEPDRVVQFVKREIGKEDVRYSFDGVDYDPITVSSLILKRMKQEVEEQGYPVSKAVITCPAYFGNAEKTATRQAGEIAGLEVLDIIHEPTAAALNYCSHEFSENRRIMVYDLGGGTFDVTLLDFSVDEFGGNAQIVILDSTGDDRLGGVDWDKMMETYISELYADENGISTKDIDARTTALIKAQSEENKKRLSLLPTLSINVGTTRITITAEEFRERTKTLVERTTTFVSQLLGKNGLSADDIDTVLLVGGSTRMPMVQDAVKAMFPEKDSGSLRVRVEDPDYAVAKGAAIAAGMKYIEKFKERTEEVDTNGGGGDDDTVRGLIEAFGEGGTIEVADILSRSFGPAVLVPAPGAPGGKELMIDNLLFIGGPSPAEAEETYKVAEDNLPELTVPVFENISKDERYVTPPFNKKGEPQATDPTLKVKHLGTVILPLPAGTPKGAPILIRFKCGSDGLTVYATNVTTGETAEASLRSEFLKTREQVESDKKLIGRINTSGTVQG